In a single window of the Micromonospora inositola genome:
- a CDS encoding S1 family peptidase, with product MRIRSTSGRLTSLLAATVGLVAAGAFTVPGAASAAPSSWSASQLAQADHAVATSGVEGIAWRVEAGRVVVTADDTVSAAELATIRKGAGANSGAIRIDRAHGTFRPMLSAGNAIYGGGYRCSLGFNVVKSGVYYFLTAGHCGDVANTWYTDSAHKTLIGPTIGSSFPGNDYALVRYDNTALSHPGGYAAANAFVGEAVKRTGSTTGTHSGTVTALNVTVRYTGSGTVRGMIQTTVCAEPGDSGGPLYDGTKALGITSGGSGDCRSGGTTFYQPVPEAAGAYGVTVY from the coding sequence GTGAGAATCCGATCCACCTCCGGCCGGCTCACCTCGTTGCTCGCCGCCACCGTCGGCCTGGTCGCCGCCGGCGCGTTCACCGTGCCGGGCGCCGCCTCGGCCGCCCCGTCGAGCTGGAGCGCCAGCCAGCTCGCCCAAGCCGACCACGCCGTCGCAACCTCGGGCGTCGAAGGCATCGCCTGGCGCGTGGAGGCGGGTCGGGTGGTGGTGACCGCCGACGACACCGTCTCCGCCGCGGAGCTGGCGACGATCAGGAAGGGCGCCGGCGCCAACTCCGGCGCGATCCGGATCGACCGGGCGCACGGGACGTTCCGCCCGATGCTGTCCGCCGGCAACGCCATCTACGGCGGTGGCTACCGCTGCTCGCTAGGCTTCAATGTGGTCAAGTCCGGCGTGTACTACTTCCTGACCGCCGGGCACTGCGGCGACGTCGCCAACACCTGGTACACCGATTCCGCGCACAAGACGCTGATCGGCCCGACCATCGGCTCCAGCTTCCCGGGCAACGACTACGCCCTGGTCCGGTACGACAACACCGCGCTGAGCCACCCCGGCGGCTACGCTGCCGCCAACGCGTTCGTCGGCGAAGCGGTGAAGCGCACCGGGTCGACCACCGGCACCCACAGCGGCACGGTGACCGCGCTGAACGTCACCGTCCGCTACACCGGCAGCGGCACGGTCCGGGGCATGATCCAGACCACCGTCTGCGCCGAGCCCGGCGACTCCGGCGGACCGCTCTACGACGGCACCAAGGCGCTCGGCATCACCTCGGGCGGCAGCGGCGACTGCCGGTCCGGTGGCACCACGTTCTACCAGCCCGTACCCGAGGCCGCCGGCGCGTACGGCGTGACGGTCTACTGA